tcctcttcccacacacccttcctcttcccacacacccccacccacccacccttcctcttcccacacacccttcctcttcccacacacccccacccacccacccttcctcttcccacacacccccacccccacccaccccttcctcttcccacacacccccacccacccacccttcctcttcccacacacccccacccacccacccttcctcttcccacacacccccacccacccacccttcctcttccacacacccccacccacccacccttcctcttcccacacacccccacccacccacccttcctcttcccacacaccccccacccacccacccttcctcttcccacacaccacccacccacccacccttcctcttcccacacacccccacccacccacccttcctcttcccacacacccaccacccacccacccttcctcttcccacacaccccacccacccacccacccttcctcttcccacacaccctcttcccacacacccccacccacccacccttcctcttcccacacaccccacccacccacccacccttcctcttcccacacaccccacccacccacccacccttcctcttcccacacaccccacccacccacccacccttcctcttcccacacaccccacccacccacccttcctcttcccacacaccccacccacccacccttcctcttcccacacaccccacccacccacccacccttcctcttcccacacaccccacccacccacccacccttcctcttcccacacaccccacccacccttcctcttcccacccaccccacccacccacccaccctcttcccacacaccccacccacccttcctcttcccacccaccccacccacccacccaccctcttcccacacaccccacccacccttcctcttcccacacaccccacccacccacccttcctcttcccacacaccccacccacccacccttcctcttcccacacaccccacccacccacccttcctcttcccacacaccccacccacccacccttcctcttcccacacaccccacccacccacccttcctcttcccacacaccccacccacccacccttcctcttcccacacaccccacccacccacccttcctcttcccacacaccccacccacccacccttcctcttcccacacaccccacccacccacccttcctcttcccacacaccccacccacccacccttcctcttcccacacaccccacccacccacccttcctcttcccacacaccccacccacccacccttcctcttcccacacaccccacccacccacccttcctcttcccacacaccccacccacccacccttcctcttcccacacaccccacccacccacccttcctcttcccacacaccccacccacccacccttcctcttcccacacaccccacccacccacccttcctcttcccacacaccccacccacccacccttcctcttcccacacaccccacccacccacccttcctcttcccacacaccccacccacccacccttcctcttcccacacaccccacccacccttcctcttcccacaacccccacccacccttcctcttcccacacaccccacccacccttcctcttcccacaaccccacccacccacccttcctcttcccacaaccccacccacccacccttcctcttcccacaaccccacccacccacccttcctcttcccacaaccccacccacccacccttcctcttcccacaaccccacccacccacccttcctcttcccacaaccccacccacccacccttcctcttcccacaaccccacccacccttcctcttcccacaaccccacccacccacccttcctcttcccacacacccacccttcatttatgttcccacacccccacccaaccacccttgctcttcacacacccccacccacccacccttgctcttcacacccccccacccacccagccttactcttcacacccacccacccttactcttcccacaccaccacccacccacccacccacccttcctcttcccacccacccacccttcatttatgttcccacacccccacccacccacccttcctcttcccacacccccacccacacccttGCATTTCATAACAACAATCATTTATTACTATACCAATTATTATCACATGGACTCTTACATATGTTTATTACAaatgtatataccagtttttattcTTCATCAAcgacaataaaatatttttacaaattttaTATATTAATCTTTCTTTTCATTCTATTTCATTCATATACTTTTTATTACAaacaacattattttttattttatccattcacattccgggcaacgccgggtctacctcttcccacaaccccacgcacccttcctcttcccacaaccccacccacccacccttcctcttcccacaaccccacccacccacccttcctcttcccacaaccccacccacccacccttcctcttccccacaaccccacccacccacccttcctcttcccacaaccccacccacccacccttcctcttcccacaaccccacccacccacccttcctcttcccacacacccacccttcatttatgttcccacacccccacccaaccacccttcctcttcacacacccccacccacccacctttactcttcacacacccccacccacccacccttgctcttcacacccccccacccacccagccttactcttcacacccacccacccttactcttcccacaccaccacccacccacccacccttcctcttcccacccacccacccttcatttatgttcccacacccccacccacccacccttcctcttcccacacccccacccaccctttctcttagcacacccccacccacacccttGCATTTCATAACAACAATCATTTATTACTATACCAATTATTATCACATGGACTCTTACATATGTTTATTACAaatgtatataccagtttttattcTTCATCAAcgacaataaaatatttttacaaattttaTATATTAATCTTTCTTTTCATTCTATTTCATTCATATACTTTTTATTACAaacaacattattttttattttatccattcacattccgggcaacgccgggtctatcaGCTAGTATGATATAAACATACATGAGCcgcgtgtgcatctgtattatacgcagagcagtgtgtatgtatgttacatgtaaccccccttgccaaaagagggggaaaaaaagataaagagaagaaaaaaaagagaaagagagaaagaaagtatgTGACATCTGGGAcagtgtgcagggtgctgggacagtgtgcagggtgctgggacagtgtgcagggtgctgggacagtgcaggctgggtgtggtgtgtgtgtgtgtgacacctgtgcagggtgctgggacagtgtgcagggtgctgggacagtgcaggctgggtgtggtgtgtgtgtgtgtgtgacacctgtgcagggtgctgggacagtgtgcagggtgctgggacagtgcaggctgggtgtggtgtgtgtgtgtgacagctgtgcagggtgctgggacagtgtgcagggtgctgggacaGTATGCAGGGTGCTGGGACAGTggaggctgggtgtggatatgcagacgTTACAatgaagggcgccaggaactttatattACAAACAAAGCGCTTTATTCCCATGCGTTGATGACGCTCGACATCCAAAAGAAAAACTTGTCATAGACATCAACGGGTGTCAGACACCGgttcctctgtgcttcttccctcgGCAGCCCTCGCTCCTTCACTAGGGAGGTACCAAGGCGTATTTAGGAACTCCTCCCCTGTCGCTCTCGCTCACACGCTGCCGGGAAGGCCCTTATACTTGTGCGCTTCGTaatgttagattggcaatctcttgTATAGCTTCCTTAATGCCCATTTATCTGGTGGTGGACCTACTCTAGTCTCAGGGGGGGTCATTATCCCGTTACTGTGGACGGCGTTCTTCCTCTCTACGTATCAGAGAAAGGACAGGTCGCCATCTTTGCGAGCACATGTAAGAACAGGATGGGAAATACCAGATCTGTGAGTAAATATTGAATACGTGTTTAAGTGCAAAACCCGTGTGCTGCAATTTCATATCTAATATAtgatggacattttttttttacaatccttTTATTGTGGACGGCGTTTCTCCTCCATATTTAACGGATTGCGCGGTTGTGAGGACCAGGGTTGcaaccactccgggtttgaccctgAAACTACTGATTTACCCGCAAAATCTCTGGGCGGCAGCAGCATCTCCCCTTACAAATCCCGTCAACATGGCCGCGTGATGTCaaatggtgccgcgttgccatgacaacgggacgcctcAGCACCATAAGGCATCCTGTTGTCATGACAATGTGGCGTCATTGCGTTAAGTTGCCGTGGCAACACTCCATTTGCCGGCGCGGAGCGGACCTTGCAGGGGGAGCTGCCGCAGGTAAGATAAATACATGCAAAAAGTCtgcgggttagccttcaataggaGGGGGCAACCCCGCTGGGGACCGGTCAATGGGCATGCAGCCGCACACTACCGCCCGGGATCAGTATCCCGTCACTCTGCACCTCGTCCATATTTATTGGAGGGGGGCTTCACTAGGGACTCTCAGGTTAACTCCATCCGACTATGCTCCGGAGTCTCTACTCCCCCCTGAGCACTTGCCTTCTTCTCCTCCGTTCAGAGAACAATCTTTGTTCATTACTATGGGCTCTATCTGTATAGGGCACGTTCCCTAACTGAAAACAGTAAAGGTGTCAGGATATCCTTACTACACATAACTACACACTTACACCTATATACATAACTTACAGTGAGGCCCTCTCCAACCGCTACTACTGAGGAACCGGATTCTAGAATACTGGGGCACGCTAGAGATATCATCCCATCTCCCTGtaatgacatcactggtcacaagaacTACTGGGGAGGGGCTATTCTTTCTGCAAGACACACTGTATCAAATAATGGGGAAATATGTAACCCTGTGTtaccccacacagttaaccctctaGGGTCCTTAACTACTAGTAGTCTATGCATCTGTATTATATACAGAGATGAGCAGCGGGAGTCAGACATGCGGAACGTTAagtatgagttctgtacagatgcACTATGGGAGGAATCTGTGCGCTAGGTCAGGGGGCGCAAACTTAAGTcggcgcccccctcctccccatcccgtCCTTCAAGGCTCCGGCGTCAAAATGACACTGCAGGGTCAtgggacatcacatgaccccgcgaagTCACTTGACACAGGGTTGCTATGGAGACTCGTCACTGAAACCCaaggtaagtaaatttacagaggcctcacgcggtctccggcctttaatttaaatgccttcggggagggggggtgtctaaACGCTGCACCCCCTAgaaaaccccacgccccccagtttgcacaaccCTGTGCTAGGTAACGTAGGGTTTGTACTGGGAGACAGTTCTGCTGCGTAAAGTAATCTTCTTCCTTAGGTGATTAAAACATCGGCTTCCAGACACACCGGATATTACACGGTGAGGTTAGTGTCACGTTCACTGGGCGGGGTGAAGGGCACGGGAAGGGGACCGGCCGCTAACGGACAAACGTTATATTTCCCATGCATTTGTGCGTCAAAGCGTTAGTGCTAAATAATCCAAACCGCCCGAAAAACCGCGCATTGTATGTCTGCCGACAatataaaaacagtttgttttgaagAATTCAACCTGTCCTGTTGAATACCTCATTGGTGTCTGATTTATAACTAGTATTATAAATATTATTCAGTCAGCAAacaaaggagaaacaggtgcgcaaatcacatcaggatatgaaaaagaaagtaaaaacacaaaatagtgcaataatgtcTACTCCAACAAAATGGCTTCAATGCTGGAAATTCTATAGAATTTGcgctcacgtgtttaacgtgaaatgaaagcgttgtggttgttcaaagttaccaacttatgtctccagacaggtactccagatccacaaagaggggggaaattccatatacaaaaaaagggaaagcaaaatagtatagtactgtttttaatgttaaaaacacaaagtattccacttacataagtgactTTGTttatgagcattcagaccaccctgggtcatagggtcagacaaggtattcacagcaacagcatccgctccacgaccgtcacagcaggtactgggctgattagagttgtcctccactctggatgtcatcaaCTAGGGCTCCTTAGTgatcactgatatcacccaacacgtgtttccactgcaaagtcttcaTCAGGGGCTTATCTGACttccctctctgtatccctccCTTAAATAGTCTCCCCGCAATAATTTTCAAAATTTGCGCAgtgtcatgacgtcatcacgtcacgcaACGCATCACGTGATGCATCGTCATGCAACCATTTGCATATTCTTGTTTCAATGCTCCATAAAGCCTAATGGCATACTTGCCAATCATTGTCATATATTGAATATACTGGTCCACCATCTTGTGGTTGGACCCTAGGACAtcctgtgtgacgtcatcacgttataTACGTGACACGTGACGCGTCATCACGTGTCACGTTATACACGTGACGCGATTCACGTGGTCTTTAATGCCCAAAGCTTTATTGAGCACAAACATAACATACTTGCCAATCATTGTCCTATATTGAATATACTGGTCCACCATCTTGACGCGTCACGTCACGTGTATAACGTGACGACGTCACATGGGACGTCCTAGGGTCCAACCACAAAATGGTGGACCAGTATATTCAATATAGGACAATGATTGGCAAGTATGCCATTAGGCTTTATGGAGCATTGATACAAGAATATGCAAATGGTTGCATGACGATGCATCACGTGATGCGTTGCGTGACTACGTCATGACACTGCGCAAATTTTGAAAACTATTGCGGGGAGACTATTTAAGggagggatacagagagggaaGTCAGATAAGCCCCTGAtgaagactttgcagtggaaacACGTGTTGAGTGATATCAGTGATCACTAAGGAGCCCTAGttgatgacatccagagtggaggacaacattaatcagcccagtacttgCTGTGACGGtcgtggagcggatgctgttgctgtgaataccttgtctgaccctatgacccagggtggtctgaatgctcataaACAAagtcacttatgtaagtggaatactttgtttttaatattaaaaacagtactatactattttgcttttccttttttgtatatggaatttccccccctctatatggatctggagcacctgtctggagacataagttggtaactttgaacaaccacaacgctctcatttcacgttaaacacgtgagtgcaaattctatagaatttccagcattgaagctatttgttggagtagacaatattgcactatttggtgtttttactttcttttcatatcctgatgtgatttgcgcacctgtttttcTTTCGTTTGCTGactgaatttggtttgaattctacgtcaggagctgcactcattaaggatagtatatcatctgtgttacctttAATTTGTTGTGgtattatttgcgcttgttttttcctTTTCACAATTATAAATATTATTGCAGTCATTTATATTTATCAACCAAGTCATACTGGCAAAATCATCACGTGGGCAGTTACTAATACAGACCAACGTCGCAGCCCTCCTCCCGATTGGCTGGCTGtgttacccagcagcagccagccaatcaggatggacgAAGCTGCTCAGGGGAAATGccgccggtcaggtcactatgtccagtgaGCTAAATACCGGACacacgtccagagaagtaataccagacATACATGGTCCAGTAttacccccaattttttttactggacagtgtccaagagacaggacagtccggttcagtaCTGGACATCCTAAACTACACCACGACCGTCACTTCTGTCTTGGGACaagaaataaaatattaaataaaaaataataaaacaaagcaTTTCCGTGCGAATGAATAAACGGGAGAAGGTTGGTAGAGTTTGTAGATTTATTGAAGGTACAGGTCTCCCCCACAGCCGCGTTACACAGGTCTCCCCCACAGCGCGTTACACAGGTCTCCCCCACAGCCGCGTTACACAGGTCTCCCCCACAGCCGCGTTACACAGGTCTCCCCCACAGCCGCGTTACACAGGTCTCCCCCACAGCCGCGTTACACAGGTCTCCCCCACACCGCGTTACACAGGTCTCCCCCACAGCCGCGTTACACAGGTCTCCCCCACAGACGCGTTACACAGGTCTCCCCCACAGCCGCGTTACACAGGTCTCCCCCACAGACGCGTTACACAGACAAAGGGTCATTTGCAGCTAGTTTGTTATACACTGCATTAAAGACGAGGGGAGACTTCACATGTCTCCaaagccccccaaaaataaaatctGAGACTCCTTAAATAAAATCTATTTACAGACAATTTATTGTTTACATTAAACATCCCCCAATAAATAGAGTCTTCATCAGAACAGGTAAAAGCCGCCCGCTTACCCCCCCCACCATTCACAGGAGCTGCaaaccccccccaacctccccatgTCATCATGTTCCCCGAGTAATAATGAATCACATTGATGTGGGGTCCTCCGCTCCCCGAGAAAGCCAGGTGCACGACAGCATTTCATATTATACCCCAAAGATCGCAGCACGTCATACAGCGATTAgatcagcgccccccccccccccccccccggccgccaTCCTGAAAATATTCAATTTTAAggttaaggggaaaaaaaaaaaaaaaaaaagtaactcaaaaccagaaaacacaatctCACCCAAATCAGACAGTGGGGGGGCCATTAACCCCATCACTTCCAGTGCATTGCAGGGTTCGCCCTCTGCTGTTGGTTGTGACCCAGAAGAGCGAGAGCAGATTCTGTAGAACCGACAGATGCTTCTGCAAACCTATCCCAACCCCGAATGGACAGAACATTTCCCACTGGCTGCCGGGACCCCAGTACTCTGCCCGCAGGGTGACAAACCtgaacccctcaaaaaaaaaaaatatatatatatatcagtgacagttCTGTGAAATAAATACAAGTAAAGGCTTGGAGGGAGTTCAGCCCCCCTTAGGAAgggtaaccccccacccccctcgccGTGTGGTGAGCGTAACCAATCCAAAACCGCCCCTCCCTCcaaccacacacacccccacggcAAATGTTTAGGAGATACTacagcagtgcaggggttaattaTACagcggttctcaactccagtccttaataccctcccccaacccccaacaggacaggttcaaAGGATATCCCCGCTGCTGTGCaggtgaagcagggatagccttaaaacctgacctgttggtgtgggggggaggcgggggagaaagcggtcttgaggacaggagtggaGATCCCCTGGGTTAATAACCAGCCACCAGTATAagaccccaaataaataaaatcccCCAAAAACAAAGTATCCCATGTCAAAGACCAGcaggagccagagagagagagagaggcgacgAGTCCAGAGCGCCACTTCTACCAGCAGGAATAGGGGAAGAGAGAGTACTGGCTCCAGTCCGACACCCCCGCGTGAGGGGGGGCCGCGGCCCCCTGTGCGCTGTAGTCCGTTGGGTAAGCAGCGTAGCTCACGGGCCGGTAAGGACCCGGGCCCATCCACTGGTCCACAGCGTACGGGCTGTACACCGGGCCACGCCGGGCCGGCTTCCTGGGGGGGTCCACGGAAAGGTTCATAACACCAGAGAAGTCCTGGGTGGGGTGCGGCGGGGGGAGGGCCGCGTAGGCGTCGGGGAGCAGGCGGGAGTCTTGTTCGGGCACCGTGGCCACGTCAAGGGTGTGGCCCCTGCCACGGAACTCAcgcggggcagggagaggcatgGGGTCCCCTCTGTCCTGCCACCTAAGGCAGATAGATACAAGTAGGGAAGGGTTACCAGTGCCACCAAGGAAACACGGGGGCGATAGGCCACGAATTTATAAAAAGTATCACAGCTACGTGGTCTCAGTGCAGACAATGCGGACACGCGACCGACACACAAAATTGTGTCACGCAAAGTACCACTAGTGTGTAATTAATAGAGGGGGTCTCAACTCCCATTCCTcaacctcaccccccctctcccccaaacacaccaggtttaggatatccctgcttcagcaaaaggtgGCTCAATTGATGAtagatacctgtgctgaagcagggataccttgAAAacctgagggagggagggggtggggtagggaggggagggagggggtggggggtggaacaGGGTATGGGGCAACTTTGCAGAGGAACGGTGGGTACTGTGGAGTGTTCTCTGGTTACACCACGATCCCCGGGCTGGGGCACTTACCTGTATACGTGGCTGGAGGATGGGGTGGGCACCTGCTGCTCTCTGTTCGTGGCCTCCTTCTGCCTGGGGGAGTCGGGCGTTAGGCCGTGTCCCACCTCCTGCTCCGGGGCCCAGTACTGATAGCCCCCACGTGGCAGTGAGGGGGGCTCCTCCACACGCATGGCCTTGGGGGGCTCTGAGGGGCACAGGAAAGGGGGAGAGGTCAGGTCCACGGAACCAGCAACTACCACACGTGGGGCATACAAAGGTGTGTTACATCCCCCTTATctgcctgctccgtgccccccccccccaacaccttccGCCTACCACTGCCCGCTTCAGCTCAGCCCCCCCTTACCCGCTCGCTCCAGCTCAGCACCGCCTTCCCTCCCTCACATACTCACTCCAGCTCAGCCCCCCCTTACCCGCCCGCTCCAGCTCAGCCCCCCCTTACCCGCTCGCTCCAGTTCAGCCCCCCCATACCCGCTCGCTCCAGCTCAGCACCGCCTTCCCTCCCCCTTACATACTCACTCCAGCTCAGCCACCCTTACCCGCTCGCTCCAGCTCAGCCCCCCCTTACCCGCCCGCTCCAGCTCAgcacccccttccctcaccctaGCTCAGCCCCCCCTTACCCGCTCGCTCCAGCTCAGCACCGCCTTCCCTCACCCTTACATACTCACTCCAGCTCAGCCCCCCCTTACCCGCTCACTCCAGCTCAGCCCCCCCTTACCCGCTCGCTCCAGCTCAGCACCgccttccctccctcacccttACATACTCACTCCAGCTCAGCCCCCCCTTACCCGCCCGCTCCAGCTCAGCACCgccttccctccctcacccttACATACTCACTCCAGCTCAGCCCCCCCCTTACCCGCCCGCTCCAGCTCAGCCCCCCCTTATCCGCTCGCTCCAGCTCAGCCCCCCCTTACCCGCTCCAGTGTTGCCTCCCCTGCTTTtcggcccccccccccttacccactTCAGCACGGACACCTTTACCTGATCGCTCCAGCGCTGCCCCCCCCTGCTTTTCTGCCCCCCCTGCTTTtctgccccccttacctgctTTCTCCAGCTCAGCACTGTCCCCCtgcatctttctctctctcttcagggTCTTACTCGGACTCTGCAGCCGAATCCTTAAAATNNNNNNNNNNNNNNNNNNNNNNNNNNNNNNNNNNNNNNNNNNNNNNNNNNNNNNNNNNNNNNNNNNNNNNNNNNNNNNNNNNNNNNNNNNNNNNNNNNNNNNNNNNNNNNNNNNNNNNNNNNNNNNNNNNNNNNNNNNNNNNNNNNNNNNNNNNNNNNNNNNNNNNNNNNNNNNNNNNNNNNNNNNNNNNNNNNNNNNNNGAACATGTGCATCTCTCCACGTCAGTGTGTGAAGTGATTCGTGTctccttagtgtgtgtgtgtgtgtgtgtgtgaagtgatTCGTGTCtccttactgtgtgtgtgtgtgtgtgtgtgtgtgtgtgtgtgtgtgtgtgtgtgtgtgtgtgtgaagtgatTCGTGtctcttactgtgtgtgtgtgtgtgtgtgtgtgtgtgtgtgtgtgtgtgtgtgaagtgatTCGTGTCTCCTTACTGTGTGTGCTGCCAGTGATACGTCTGTCTCATCGCTGTGTACCTGAGTCCGTGCGGCAGGCACTGGCAAAGGCTCCTGTGCTGGTCACCGATTCTAGTTGCCAGCGAGAAGGGTCCGATGCGGTGGTGACTGCTGCAACCTTCACAGGTTGGCAGAGCCGGGGAATCCTGATGTGCAAAGGACACGGCCTCCGGCTGCTCATCTTCTGCAagggtcagagaggagagagaccggGAAGTGAGCgagg
The Ascaphus truei isolate aAscTru1 chromosome 13, aAscTru1.hap1, whole genome shotgun sequence DNA segment above includes these coding regions:
- the LOC142465224 gene encoding T-box protein VegT-B-like, with translation MQGDSAELEKAEPPKAMRVEEPPSLPRGGYQYWAPEQEVGHGLTPDSPRQKEATNREQQVPTPSSSHVYRWQDRGDPMPLPAPREFRGRGHTLDVATVPEQDSRLLPDAYAALPPPHPTQDFSGVMNLSVDPPRKPARRGPVYSPYAVDQWMGPGPYRPVSYAAYPTDYSAQGAAAPPHAGVSDWSQYSLFPYSCW